The following coding sequences lie in one Methylotenera versatilis 301 genomic window:
- a CDS encoding peptidylprolyl isomerase, with protein sequence MQFILLASVLFIGNQFNAQAADIVKLDRIVAIVDQTVITEQELESRIATVTAQFKKQGTELPEESVLRKQILERLITDTLQIQYAAQIGLKVDDNQLDKTVERIADQNNLTLTEFSEALAKDGISMRKFRADIRNEITVARLREREVDGRVNVSESEIDNYLTSQASLNENTDEFEISHILIRTPEEGATEDIQKAKAKVDEALSQLNSGVSFAKVSASFSDAPNALEGGSLGWKKGSQMPALFLDALKNMQAGEVSAPLRSPNGFHLLKLTNKRGGNSPLVIQQTHARHILIKITEVMSDKEAETKIDAIKERLDNGEKFEVLARQFSEDSTASNGGDLNWVNPGDTVPPFENAMNALKDGQISAPVRSQFGWHIIQVMERRSQDMSKESARLKARQEIRARKADEAYQDWIRELRDRAYVELRLEDKF encoded by the coding sequence ATTCAATTTATATTGCTTGCTAGCGTACTTTTTATCGGCAATCAATTTAATGCCCAAGCGGCAGATATTGTTAAGTTAGATCGTATTGTCGCAATCGTCGATCAAACGGTGATTACTGAGCAAGAGCTGGAAAGCCGCATTGCCACTGTCACTGCACAATTTAAAAAACAAGGCACGGAATTACCTGAAGAAAGCGTCTTACGTAAACAAATCTTAGAACGCTTAATTACAGACACCTTGCAAATTCAGTATGCAGCACAAATTGGCCTTAAAGTTGATGACAATCAATTAGATAAAACTGTTGAAAGAATTGCTGACCAAAACAACTTAACACTGACTGAGTTTAGTGAGGCGTTAGCCAAAGACGGTATCAGCATGCGTAAATTTAGAGCAGATATTCGCAATGAAATTACAGTTGCAAGGTTGAGAGAACGTGAAGTTGACGGCCGCGTGAACGTAAGCGAATCTGAAATTGACAACTATTTAACTTCACAAGCCTCGCTTAACGAAAATACTGATGAATTTGAAATCTCACACATTTTGATTCGCACGCCTGAAGAGGGCGCGACAGAAGATATTCAAAAAGCAAAAGCAAAAGTCGATGAGGCTCTGAGCCAACTAAATTCTGGCGTCAGCTTTGCTAAAGTATCTGCAAGTTTTTCTGATGCGCCAAACGCCTTAGAAGGAGGTAGTTTGGGCTGGAAAAAAGGTTCGCAAATGCCCGCATTGTTCTTAGATGCATTAAAAAACATGCAAGCAGGTGAAGTTTCAGCGCCACTACGCAGCCCAAATGGCTTCCATTTACTCAAACTTACCAATAAACGTGGCGGCAACTCTCCACTAGTCATTCAGCAAACCCATGCGCGCCATATTTTAATCAAGATTACCGAGGTGATGTCTGACAAAGAGGCTGAAACCAAAATTGATGCCATTAAAGAGCGTCTTGATAACGGCGAGAAATTTGAAGTATTGGCCCGCCAATTTTCAGAAGATTCCACAGCATCAAATGGCGGTGATTTAAACTGGGTAAATCCCGGTGACACAGTCCCTCCTTTTGAGAATGCCATGAACGCACTTAAAGATGGGCAAATCAGCGCACCAGTGCGTAGTCAGTTTGGCTGGCACATCATTCAAGTGATGGAGCGCCGCTCGCAAGACATGAGTAAGGAATCTGCTCGCTTGAAAGCCCGTCAAGAAATTCGCGCACGTAAAGCAGATGAAGCTTATCAAGACTGGATCCGTGAGTTGCGCGACCGTGCTTACGTTGAGCTTAGGCTTGAAGATAAGTTTTAA